The genomic region ACTCACTATGCGTTGCGCACACATATGCGGATCGATCCGCCTTTGGAGAGAGATCGATGGTTACATTGCGGAAAGCTCACCTTCTTGCACCGGTGCTTGTCGTTGCTCTAGTTGCTGGCAGCGGATGCCACCGCAGAACTGCGCCGCCCATCAACCCGAGTTTCACACCATCGCAGTCGGTATCGACTTCGGATACGCCGCTTGGCTTGAGCGGTATACCGTCGGGCTTTGAAGACACCAACTCCTTTGAGCTGCCCAACGTCGATCTCGCGAGCATTTCATTCAACAAAGACAATAGCCTCGTGAAACCGATCTATTTCGATTACGACAGCTATGAACTGCGGCCCGATGCGCTCGAAACACTGCGCGCGAATGCCGAAGTCCTTA from Candidatus Hydrogenedentota bacterium harbors:
- the pal gene encoding peptidoglycan-associated lipoprotein Pal; its protein translation is MVTLRKAHLLAPVLVVALVAGSGCHRRTAPPINPSFTPSQSVSTSDTPLGLSGIPSGFEDTNSFELPNVDLASISFNKDNSLVKPIYFDYDSYELRPDALETLRANAEVLKQTPGNYVQVEGHCDERGTSEYNLALGDKRAQTTREQLIRLGVSGDRIVTITYGEEAPVDLGHDESAWAQNRRCEFSQGRKN